ttaagtgctaagctaacgttagtgtagataaaataaaaagtggttggtctggctgactactaacagtcatagatatatatctatgattaacactggcagacaccacgtgaagacgccgccgccgccgccgccgccgccgccggccatacttttgtcatcatagttcgctaacatttcaattgacgacatgctagcagATTGCTTTTgccgactgagtaaagtcagacgcatggtggtaaataaagctcaTACcactaagcttcagtttgatacttgccttctgccttcgtccttgctccaagtttctgtgaccaaacggtaACCGCCGCGtagtggttgttgaccttgttaagcgtaacgtcaaagacggatgttcagtgtcccaacagccaatggcatgtcgtCTGCGTCTTCGTCTTCGTCTTCGtcttcgtcgtcgtcgtcgtcgtcgtcttcttcttcttcttcttcctcttcctcttcctcttcctcttcttcctcttcttcttcttcttcttcttcttcttcttcttcctcttcttcttcttcttcttcttcttcttcttcctcttcctcttcctcttcttcttcttcttcttcctcttcctcttcctcttcttcttcttcttcttcttcttcttcttcttcttcttcttcttcttcttcttcttcaaccgctgctgtcgaccaatccaaactGGACCTtcgcttttcaaagcacgcactccaatgacatgttacgttcacgtttttgtcttttgtgtttgtgcagggagacgttgcagcagtgaAATGTCTCAtaattacacgtgttttgttcagacatgctgtgaaatagtacaagacgttgtgatttacattggattgtgtCTATGTatacacaatagcctacagtgttaaatagttatgttactattaatttctcagtaattttaaatgatttttttaagttgtaAAGTTGAATtgtacagtttattccattaaataacagacaaatatttgtaaaattacgatacatttgtgcacatattttaacaataaataatgtataaatatttttttttgtaaaataaccgaaatatcatgttttcacatatatttaaaaatacagaaacggcctgtaaaataaatagtaaaattatgtttgtttgttttttttacagtgtatataAACAGATATCTATGTGTTTATTATATAGCACTAGCTCATTTAACCCGACAAAACCCAGCACCAGCTCAACACTTTACTCAGGCAATTATTCGAGGCGGTATCCACAGACTGATTACACCGCAACCCTCTGGCGTTGTAAATGCTAGTAAATCGTATCGCACACCTCTGGCGATATTTATCCTGCCTCACTCTGGACAGGATCCTGCCTCAAACCCGACAGAGCGCGCTTTATCTCTTAACACCCCCTAGGGCAGTGTCTGCAGACACCCTCTTCTCTAAGACAAGACATACAACTGTGATGTTTTAAGCTGGTATCAGATTATTATGCAACAATCCCTATTTTTAAACGCATCTGATCTCCTGGGACCTTTTCCCAGCATCATACGATTATCAGGATATGCTCTGTTCTTCTCAGCTACACCTGATTTATTGCTAGTCTGATCAATCCTCCAGCAAACAGCCAGCATGCAATGCATACATTGAGCAATAAGTTATCACACTCATTCACTCTTTCCGCACCATGGTCTTCCTGAGGCAtttgtgacacacacagacagtaagacagacacaaacatgcaacacaaagttttcactctgctgctctgcacACTCCCCACAAATTTAGTGATTTTTGAAAGGGTAACAACAAGATTTTTATCTCACCTGGGCGGACCACATTCTCCCAACAAACACCTCTTATTCaaatttgcagatttttttttaaatttgtgtggcCAGTGGCGTTGCAGTGGAATCTGAGGTCCTCCCAGTGGTGATCCTCCCCGTTTGATCTTTGCCCTTCTGGATGGTGGCTCGCCAAAAAATGTTGTGTCAAATTATTCCGAAATAAGAGACCCTTGTAAAACTTAGTCCTGAATTCGCTTAGTCAATTCAGCCTGAAGATAACTTCTCTTTGGAGTCTCGAAAAATCATCAGGAGTCAAATCCAGAGCATCAGAGTGATCTTTATTGCCAGCAAAAAAGGAGAGCAGCATCACAGTGTCACGACCCGTCGGCCATGAGCTGGCTACTTTGTATGcctgtgtgagtgagtgtagttttggattttcttttgtgcttccttttgtgtgcttggtgtgtttttgttttggctgtcCATGTCTCACTCGCTCTAGGGGCTGCTGGTGGGCGTGGTTTGGGCAACTCCAGAAGACACACCTGCTACTCATCTCACCTGCAGTCCGGTTCCTCGTCACCTAATCAACTCCCCTATAAAAGACCAGTCCGACCTTCCAGTCCCCGCCGGATCGTTGCATCAGCTCACCTTCACACCCTCTGCCTGAAACCAGAGCCGCCTGCCAGCAAGCCCAGACTGAGACCCCTGGAGCTCCGATCCATGCGCTCGCCCAGACTCTTCAGCAACTCACGCCAcgactcatttctgtgttttcaaataaactcactAAAAACTCACTTTAACTCCTGGTCTGCGTTTGAGTCCTGTCACCAGTCCTGACACACAGGACAAAAAATGGTCACCACAACCCTGCTCTGAGGTGAGGGCTactgtcctcatcttttataCCTTTGGGACGTCACAAGTCACACCCTTGTCCATCCTCTACATGGGGCACACCCTCACCAGCCCCTTATTTTAACCAATCATACCCTTAGAAATTGTCTTCATCACCGTTGATGAGCCACATGGCCTGGGATGCCAGATGTGCCACATGGCTCTGGAGCATCGTGATCTACTCCAaataccttttctatttttttccttacGTTCAAACGCCTGCAGTTACGTCAGTAGTTTTGAAATTTCCCTAGGCTCCCAGTTTCACAAAGTTACTCACCTCCATTTTACACCCTTATCTTCTAGTCCACTCTTAAGCTCATTatactttaaaataactttaccaAGTGCGATAAACACAACTATCTCCTACATACACACGTGCTCTTGTGAGGAATACAGTAAATATACTTTTGATTCCagtgctctccctttgtgttctaCTAGCATATGCCTGGTGAAGGCCCATCATATCAAACGTAATGTTGTAATCAAGCCAATGACATCATGATCGGACATATCATGGTAATTCAATCATAACCACATGATCAAACTAAAGGTATTCTTATTCGATATATCATCATAATCAATACAACCTTACAATCAAACATGACGTCAAAGTCATTCAGCATGCATCTTatcatttatcttcttttaaGCACTTTAGAATTACACTACAGGTGCTCACCTACTTCCGACCAATGGGGCGCTTCCTGGACGGAGGGCTGCTGACCAACAACCCGACTCTAGATGCCATGTCAGAAATCCATCAGTACGACAAGGCCTTAAAAGCAGAGGTAGGAGAACAAGTAAGTtaatcatgttttatgtttcatcCTAACAAATTGAATGACTAAATATGAATAACttcatatttaataatatttaataacttCAGTCATTAAAACTGCATGTCATTAATTGGCTTTATCTTTTGATGTTTGCAAACTAAGGAATGAATTTTGtacttttctatatatattatgtatatttctatatatatattttagaatatGCTTGGTActaaattcaaaatgtttttctgtaatgattcattttgtatttatttgtttctgtttcactgtcTGGTAGCAGGTTGTTTACAGTGATTACTGTGGCTGTGGATGCTGCCACGTTTCTAATAATTATCATAACTTTGTGCACGTGGTAGAAACAGACATGAACACACGCCTCAGTCTCTTTAGCTCCATCATGCCACAGTGTGgtaccacatacacacagcagaGGGTGCATGTTTGCAGTTGTGGAACAGCAGCAGTGGCATTGCTATATTAATATACTACTATTTTTAAATCCCACTTGTTACAACGAGCCTACCCACCCTGACTGCCTCCCTCtcttcaatttttattttttttaatctttttagtGTCTTATagttttttaatgcttttgatgcatgttttgtatttttttttttttttttcttttacgaaTGTCCTGTAGTTGActgtaacagttttttttcttgccttccTGTCCTGGGCAGGGCAGTTGTCAAACCAAACTGTGAAGTGTTTTCCATATGGCTGTGTtaactgtgttttgtgcagACTCAGTCCCCAGCTGTCTCAGGAGGTCCTGCTGGATGAGGTGAGCGACGCGGTCCTGGTGGACATGCTGTGGGAAACCCAGATGTACCTGTATGAGAAGAGGGAGATCCTCCAATCTCTGGCAAAACTACTACTGGAGAACTGACAGCAAGAGGAAACCACGAGTAGAGGGAGAGTGTTTGAGCTTGGCTCAGAGTTGAAGGAgaagctgcttttcatttcttcagcTGGTACATACAGGGGAAATGTTAAGAGGAAGTGGTATTAACTGAATCTAAAGATGAAAAGCTGACGCACTGACACCTCTCCACGGTGTCTGAGATAAAAGTCTCCTCCTCGTTTCTTTTTCACTGGTTCCCAATTTTCACCCACCAAGAAACTGCAAAGAAACAGTGTGTAGTGTTTTTACTATATTATTGAACCTGTGATACAAGcagaaaatctgcattttgctgcagtgtagtttggatgatggtggtggtgatgaacCACTTCTGCCTTATGTCTGGGACCCGTATTTGTACCTTTCTTCTTTCCACAACACACTTCCACACATCTGTTATCTATTTATACTCTCGTTCAACCTCACACATGTTAATAAACTGCCTAAACAATACACAGTTAAACCTCCCAGTCACTGTGAAAGTGTCTTGAACGCATATTATTTAACTTATATTATTGAAACTGGCATGAAAACGAGACTTGAACGATCATTTATGTGAAGGACAAAGGAGAATTAGGAATTAATTGTTGCTACTTTCACAACATAAACAGGAGGCAGCAAAGTATTTTCTAtcgtttctttttgttttgtattagtTGCTGAAGTGTATACTAGTAtgctaataaaatatattaatattaatctcTGATGTATCCATGACTGATTTGTCCTTTTGGGGTTAGCTAATAGGATTCTTATCTAAttaagaaaatcaaaaacatgtcACAAGTGTTAAGGTTGTTGgttcatatttattgtgttgAGTTACACTTAGATGAATTGTAAAACAAGACcataatatacaaatacacaaatacccAACAATTTTGTCATTCAGTagctttatttttaagaaacacGGAGTCTCCATGGCAACGTGTCCGTCTGAGCTAATTACcgttgctaacattagctgctcTTGGAACACgacaaaaatgagaaagaagcaAACTAAATGCCAGATGAAGGAGTGCCAGTAGTTCACAGGTTTGAGATCtttcgcctccagctaagccccgcccttcaaaaaaacgtcacactgtttacaaactgtgaggGGACCTATATGACAACAAGTCCAGTGgtattttcttaaatgtgaACTTTCCTGTTGCCATGTTTTGTCTGTACTTTAATAGCTACAGTGTACAGTACAGTTTTCTTGTAGCATATACACTGTGTGATGTATGTAGCACTGTAGTATCACTTGTAGATTCACCATAAATAATTTCAGTAGAATACTGCAAGCTATATTTGATTCCCAGAGTAAACATGATTGTCTTTTTGCACTTGATGTTAGGCATCTGGTTAGTCTTTGGACTGAGATACAgagcagagttttatctttgcCCTTTAAAAATATCTCACTGTAACTCACAGTGAGATATTTTTTGCTCAACATCTGACTGcgagaataataaaaagcctGAGAGAGTCACACACAGTCATGGAAATGAGTAAACCTGTATAAAAAGTTCATGGTTTCAATTCCTAAAACATGTGGTGGACGTttgaatctgtctgtctgtctgtctgtctgtctctttaagTTGTCCTTTGCTGTGTTGTACAGTCTCTAGGTATCCTCTGCCTGGTCATTGAGCCTGAAAGTAAAGATCACATTATTTAATCAGGCTAAACATGCAGTAAAGCATTTTAAAGAATACAGTCAGAACACGAGGAAACCTTTTCAGTAGCCAATCTATAACACAGGTTGTTTTGGAAAAGCAGGATATACTCACTCAGAGGTTGAATTAGACCTAAATTTGACAACAGCGTAGGGGACCATCTCTTGGTCTTGGGACTGAGGTGGGTTTACGAGGGAGTAGATAGGATCTGTGTTGTCCTCTGAGAAGTGGATTGTGCTGTAGAGAAGTTCCTGCTCTGCTGTTTGAGCTGAGGAGTCGTCATCACCACAGTTCATCTAATGAAACACGAGAGAAATTGAATTAACTGTTTAGCTGAGCTTTTGAAGTAACGCTGAGGGACACGCTGAAGTTTTTGCATTTGAACTAAATGAAAAGGagcaaaaatctttttttctactGTTGTCACCCACACAGCAACCAGCTGTCTTTAGTGATGTTTACTTTTAACCGGTACACAACAAGCTGCAAAAATGGCAGCTGAAGATGAAGGAATGACACCAAACAGAAGCAGTTATGTTACTCGACTGATTTGGTTTAGTAATGTTTAACGTGGAACACACCACTGAGATGTGTAAAGTTTATTAAAACTAACGTAGCAGCGCAATAAACCTGTGacagcacctgaaaacaaaaacatacaaaaatgtgTCTATGAGATTCTGATGCTTCAAAACCACAACTAAATTACTAAATGAGTTGCAACATTAAGTGGCCTCACCACGTATTACAAGACACtgatggaagaaaatgaaataatcttCTCAAGTAAATATGatgaaaacaagtttaaacCATCGAGCTGCAGGTATTTTGCTGAGGTAGAATAGCCACAAAGGAAAGACTGTGCTGCATCTGTAGAAGTTTTACTCAACAACAATAGATCTGTGGAGCAGCAGAGCCATTAATGCTGATATGAGACGTAGTGTTTTACCTAAGATTATACATGAAGCTGCTGTTATGGTGTTATTCTTACGATATGGACACACCAATCTGAGACATCTGAGAACCATCATCAACAAAGGTCAACGATGATGTTACCTCACGTCTCCTGAATCACGCTGATCTGTTGATCTATGGTTTATCAATGATCTttacttttgtctcttttgtttctcttctcatgTTCTGGTTCTAagctgagcagccaatcagaatgatTTCTTTGATCGTCTCTTTCCACAGTTGATTCAACCAGTGTTGCAAGATTAAAGTGTTTCACAGCTGTCTGAGAGGTTTCGTTGGGCAGTTGTTGGCAGGTGAACAAACTTTCATCTGGTCTGGGATCAGTTTGGTATTTTTTGTAATTACTTTTCAATGCTGATTTTAAACAAATCCATTTAGAGAAAGATGTGTTTTGTCTTCACATGACTGGCAGTGTCTAAACACTAGAGAAGCTTTATAGGCCTGTAGTGGACTACATGATATTAAATGGCCTCTTTGTAGCCAGATGTCAGTAGTTGTAGTagatgaagctgtggtttgttaATGTTTGTCTTCTATGCTCCGGCCTCATCGCTTTTTATGGtggtttacaacaaaatattgACCAATATTTCAAGCACTTTTGGTGGTTTttgaatctttctttctttctttctttttcttattttttgagCTGGAAACCATTAGTGGTATCTAGCAACACACTGATACGATGAAAAGGCTGAAGTCAGACTAGTGGCAAAACATACAGACTCTCACAGTCGTCCCGACGCTGGTAAATAGTCAAATGTCGGCTTGGTTTGTCATAGCTTTAATGTTATACCACAATTAAacccattttatttgtgtgtgtgtgtgtgtgtgtgtgggctcgGACTTTAACGCGTAAATTAAGATTAACTACACAAAAATTAACGCATTTTAATCGCACTTatttttctcactgttttctCACGTTTCTCACTGGACGAGTTTCAGACGAAGCGATTATAGGCCTACTGGAGCACAAAAACAGCCGCCGACACTGACCACTGCCTGAGGAGTTTTAATGTAGCCTGAACGCAGCTCAAACCGACCTGGTGCCTCAGCACGGCAACCAAGCCTTGATAAACACACCGGATCCACGCCGGTTTACAGTGTCCTCCCGTATTTGAGCCGCTGGCTACTGGAGcttcatttcaaaaacaaacaaacaaaaaaaaaaggcgctcGTTGCGGTTGCGGagtttcctctgctgcagctgaacagtTGACATGTGGTCAGAAATAGATACAAACCTGTCACTGTCTCACGGTGCATTTCATTGTCAGAGGACTTCAGCCTCACAGCTCTCTGTCTTCAGACTAATGGAGCCTGTGTGATTGGTTACtgagttttattaatgtttacatCAAGCTGAGTTCAAAATCAGTTTATGCTCCTGTGATTTGCATCCCCAGTCTGTTGGTCTTGGTTAAGTACCACCttggaaaaaaagtaaacaatgttttgttgctTAAGCTCATATATTCAATCATTACTCAATGGTAGATACCAAAATccatatggaaaaaaaaaatgcttgtcaCTGTTCTCAGGTCAAATATTTACATGTGATTAAAAATGCGATTAATTTtcgattaattaattacaaagactctaattaattagattatttttttaaatcgagTCCCagcactatatatatatatatatcttgaaTATGAATGTTTCTTCAGTCATTGCTAAGCTAAGTggcaactgaactgaattaaaaatatacagctCATTGACACCATTGTAAATGTTACCTACTTTACCCACTTACGTTGTTTAGAGTTGTGTGTATTGTCTTACTCTAGTAAAGTAATTATAACCATAGAGCTCTTGGTTGGGAGGGTTAGCATGACATAGCAGATACACAGTGGTTGAAGCTACTATTGTATATGTATGTGAGATAATAtgcttattaaaataaactaattctgtactgaaaacacaaaatattatgGCAGCTCTCACATGCTGTTATAAAGTCAAAGTACTTGTCATAACATTGGTGAGCAGAATAAATTGGACTATCTAATGTTTGGCAAAAATTATTGAATTACTGGCTGAATATGGGATCCACCTCCAGGACCTGGGACAACATGTTTATGTATGTAGAGCTGCCAGGGCCAAACCAGACAGAAGCTACTCTTCTGACTGGTACGATATAACATCATTATGACTCAAATGAAGCAGAGTTATTAATTTTGTCTTTACCTGCTCCAAGTTGTCCAAGGTTTCATTCACGGGAGATCGACcggaagttcttttttttctggtgagtGAATATTAAAACTTGGTTAGTGTGTGAATTATCTTGTGGGTCGCTAATCTCAGAAAGAGCACTGTGATGTTCACCTAATCCACAAGAAGACGGTgagaggaagtaaaacaaggagagctgcagaaactcctgcagctgctgctgggttCAGTTTAgatgtttgtttagtttggacAGTGAGAGTCTTTAGAGCTGAGTTGATGTCTCTGTTGGTTGTGACAGCACAGGAGTAGTTTCCTGCATCCTGACTGCTGACTGGGTCTAGAAGCAGGTGTTTGCTTTGGTCCTGTGTAAGGTTCAGAGGTCGATTGTTGAAGTACCAAATGTAATTTGTGTTAGCAGGTAGAGGACAGCTGGTCCTGCAGGTCAGTGAGACTCTCTGACCCTCTGTCACCACTGGAGAGGGACTTATCTTCACTTTCAGatctgaaagacagacagatgtaAAAGAGACATTCTATATATGAGGACATGTATTGATTGCTGGTAGGACATGAGTAACAGATTCTAATTACCTGTGACAACCAGAGAAACTCCAGGAGAACCAGACACTTGTTcatagtttgttttgattttgaagaTGTATTCTGCTGAGTCCTTCTTCTTCGTCAGGTTGTTTAATGTGAGGATGTGTTGGTTCTTCATGTTGTCATGAAACTTCACATTACGTGTCTTTCCAGTCAGCTGTTTATCTGCCTCTTCAGTATTTCTCTTTACTTTATACCAAAGTTTAGACTGTGACTGCTGGTTGTCAGGATGAGAGTATTCACTGGAAATGTTCACAGAGGATCCTTTCAGAGCACAGATACTTCTGCTGATATAATTCACTCTcaaacatttcttctcctctacGCCTGAAATATTGATCGAAGACAAGAGACAGATTCACTTTAAGTAACTATTAAACTCACTTTGAATAATCTTTAAATCAAAATTCATCCCTGGTGCAAGATGTCAACTTCCTAGTAgatagaaatgtttgaaaccAGGACCTTCTCCAGTgactaaaaacatttaaaaagatacTTAAATCATAAGTTGGTTCATACTCACAGACGTCAGCAGAGCGCAGATCCTCAAGACCTTTTACAGCACAAGAGAATCTTTCTGTTGCAGTTTTGAGAACTGAAAtctgttgtttcttcttgtcTCTGTCTACTTGTCTGTTCTTAAGCCACATAAATGAAGTCAGATTGTCAGTATGAAGGCAGCTGGTGTTACAGGTCAGTCTGATATGACCTGTTACGTCTGGAGGAATCCTTTGGACGTGGATTTCTGTTTGGAGACaatcaaaatatttttcatcagtTCATCTCTGCAGTGTTAAATATATCATCAAATAACATGATCAGATTTCAATCGTAACAAATAATTAACGTTCTCCAGTGAACGTATGACttgacagagatcagaggggtggtggtgggaggagtgTAAATGAGGAAACTTCACCTCTGGGATATGTGATGGAGCAGGACTCATCTACTGACGTCTGCTGATAAGAACACATTCTCCCTTTAGCGTAGGTCACACTGAAGCAGGTCGGAGTGACTGaatctgaacaaaaccaaacacgTATCATCATTGAACTGGTGAACACGTGTCTTGAGGAAGAGTCTGAAGAGTAGAAATAGAGTTTATAACTGTTGTGACTCACCCACTGAGACTTCAGGGGCTCTGAGATCCTCGTAGCCTTTGACAGCACAGGAGTATGTGACTGCTTCCTCACTGCTGACCAGCTCTTGGTACCAGGGAGACCAGTCCTCATAGAGAAACTCTCTGTTCTTGTACCAGATGTAGGCTGCAAGGTTTTCAGTCCGAGGACAACTGGTGCTACACATCAGTGtcactgtctgtccctctgtggcaGGAATCACCTTTACCTGCAGGTCTGAGATggtaattaatataaataacattaatgcaGCACATTACTCTTAAAGTGATCAGTCTGTAATACATTAATGATAAACACTGTACCTGTAACATGGAGGTAAATTGTGTTTTGCAGGTTGCAGTTGTCCAGTTTGTTAGTTCCTGTGCAGCAGTAATATTTTGtatcattttcatttagatCATTGATTGTCAGAGTGAAGTTACTCTCTTCTGACACGTTGTACTTTCCTTGATTCCCATCTGTAGAGATCTCGGTAGAATCATACTTTGAACCACTCATGTAGACAATGTACCATCTCTTGTTTGCAGTGTGACGTTGATCTGAGCAGGACAGAGTCACTGATGAACCCTTTAAGGCACAGATGCTGGTTGGTTTCCCCTGAACTCCTTTAACAGAAGATTTTATCATCAAACATCTGGACACATTTACAACGTTAACATGACTTCAAGACCTCATAACATCAGAGAATCTGCTGCTTTAACTATATAAACGTTTACACCTAAACTCCACcaagaaatattaaagttaCATATTTCAAGTAAtataaggagaaaaaacaatCGTTCATACCTGAGATGTTAAGAATCAAAGTCATAATCAAACATCCAGCTTCTACCAAGAACATGACTGTTGTCGACTCCAGCGTCTGATCAGGAAGTTGATTCTTCTAATGAACTTATTAAAGCTACAGCTGTTACTGTGAGACTTTATGAAAAGTcctaaacatgaatgaatggaggtTAAAATCATCAGCAGTCTTCTTACAGACTGAAGACAGAATGAACTATTGGTTAGAGTGAGTGTGTCTACAAGCAGCTTCACACCACAACTATCACTTCCTTCTTCATGATGACTTTGAGGAAGAAGAGACCTCTAGTGAACAATCTGTGTAGTGCAGGACTTATTACAGTCAGTCTGTCTCTTTCAATATATGAGGGTGTGACTGCAGCTCATTCAGTCTTTTCCTGGTTGTTTGGTTCTGTAGTTGTGTAGCAATTTCCAGTCAGTTAAAAACATGAGGCACATTTTAAAGAGACACTAGTATTGATTTCACTTGATGTCATTTGTTtctcactgtatattttatcatcatACTAATAGTATTCTTCATGGGGCAGCATAGCGGCTCGGTggtcagcactgatgcctcccagcgagaaggtctgggtccaggtccagtTCTAGGTTtgatttgcatgttctccctgtgtctgcatgggtttcctcccacctccaaagacatgctcgttagggtAATTGACCCTAGATGTGAGTTtaagtggttgtttgtctctgtgttagccctgcgatagactggcaacctgtccagggtgtaccctgcttCTCGCGCGCTGACCTAGTTAGGATGagagaatttattatttttcattttcaccattcatgaaatgtgaaatacaGGAGTGTATTTCATCATATTCTCACGATAATATCACTGTGGAAACATGGAGATGTGAAGctgttgtggttattttgtggtaaagacaaaaaacaatcatCACCAGACATTACATCTAAGTTTACCATGTTCTTGTAGGCAAATGATATAAGAAAATCATTCATATGTTGACATGCAGCATGTCCCAGAGCCACATGTGTTGGACATAAGCTTGTAGTTtttcactgaaaataacttGAAGCCAGTTGCTTTTTTTGCCTGTTGTGTGAATGCAGTACTAGATATGAACATATACAATATCCTCTGTCCTGCAGGATGAACAAACTGCTTTGCCTAGACGGTAGAGACATTAAAGGCCTGGT
The nucleotide sequence above comes from Mugil cephalus isolate CIBA_MC_2020 chromosome 2, CIBA_Mcephalus_1.1, whole genome shotgun sequence. Encoded proteins:
- the LOC125003473 gene encoding uncharacterized protein LOC125003473; amino-acid sequence: MSGSKYDSTEISTDGNQGKYNVSEESNFTLTINDLNENDTKYYCCTGTNKLDNCNLQNTIYLHVTDLQVKVIPATEGQTVTLMCSTSCPRTENLAAYIWYKNREFLYEDWSPWYQELVSSEEAVTYSCAVKGYEDLRAPEVSVDSVTPTCFSVTYAKGRMCSYQQTSVDESCSITYPREIHVQRIPPDVTGHIRLTCNTSCLHTDNLTSFMWLKNRQVDRDKKKQQISVLKTATERFSCAVKGLEDLRSADVCVEEKKCLRVNYISRSICALKGSSVNISSEYSHPDNQQSQSKLWYKVKRNTEEADKQLTGKTRNVKFHDNMKNQHILTLNNLTKKKDSAEYIFKIKTNYEQVSGSPGVSLVVTDLKVKISPSPVVTEGQRVSLTCRTSCPLPANTNYIWYFNNRPLNLTQDQSKHLLLDPVSSQDAGNYSCAVTTNRDINSALKTLTVQTKQTSKLNPAAAAGVSAALLVLLPLTVFLWIRKKRTSGRSPVNETLDNLEQMNCGDDDSSAQTAEQELLYSTIHFSEDNTDPIYSLVNPPQSQDQEMVPYAVVKFRSNSTSELNDQAEDT